CAAAGAACCACATAGTTCGGCTCAGGGGCGGCCCTGGGGTGGTGCAAGTGGCCCCACCGTACAGGGCCCCCGATTCTTAAGggcccccaaaaaaaaaaattctttatattatatatatatattaatattatataaattgtATATATAGTACATCGTCTGAATATTTGCATAACAGTGTGTTCAAAGTAGTTGGTAGGAGTGCAAATTTATTTGCCAAAAGTGCCAGAGTTCAATACTCACTGAGGTCGATCTATTGgccttttttaatattatttttgcattcaaactttacataattataaaatttgaaaaaaaagaaaaaaaaaagaaagcgtTTTAAAAATTGGTAACATCAAAGCTTAACCACACCAAAGGAGGAGTACATATATCCCCCAAAcgttctttaaaataaaataaaaaaggttttCTCCTCCCAAAAAAgtactttcttctttttcttaaactCTGATTTTCTGGTAAGTAATCATCATCGTTCATCATTtctctttggttcttttttcaatcctttgacaatttctattattctttcaattttcaggAATTTGaacaccaaaaagagaaaaccctaattcctAAATTCATAAACAccactcaaaatcaaatagttAGATTCAAATCTCAATTCAAATTATGTATCTAAATTTCaatctattatatatattacatgacttattttattaaattattatcatgTTGATTATTGATTATATGAGAATATAGTTTGtagaaatatttatttatttctcgCTGGGGTTTTCTTCCAGGTTATatggttttggaatttttctttgtaatctAAACATGACACCTACTAGAAAATACGTTTCTAGATATACAAAACggcttagaaaaagaaaaattgaggAATTGACTCAATCTCAAAGAGGAGCTCTTGATAGATTAAAATTGTTAAAATCATACTTGCGATCAACTATGTGGTAAGAAAGATTAAACGGACTAGCTTTGATTTCAATTGAAAGTGAACTTCTTGAACAACTTGATTATGAacatttgattgatgatttctcTTCTAAAAATTCAAGAAGACCAATTTTCAAACATTAGTATTGTACtggctgtgtttttttttcttttggggtaAAAGCTCTTGTAATAGTTCTAATTCTTCAAATAAGACAGCAAATACAATGTGAATGATTTTTGGATAATTAGGTATGTTTATGTTGTTGCTTTTGTGTTTAATGCAATATAATCTAATTTGTTAATGACATTTGTGTGCAACTActctttaatttgtgattgccaattttttttttcctattaaaCATAGATTGTTTATTGGAGGCAGCAAGGGACCGTATAGGGGGCACAAGGAGCTTATTTTTGTACCAAACatttaactttatcaaatggaaacatttaaatttttatgaatttgatttctgattgtcattacatatttattgatggtgaattttagttataaaaaaaatgtttatgaCATTAAGTTATGGCAAATTTTTATAGTATTTTCGTATTTGATTATGTGAGGTCTCAATTTAAGTTTCGCACAgggccctcaaaatctcaggTACGGCCCTGGTTCGGCTGGCTGTTTTCCTTTATCTGCATATGCAACAAAAATAAGTCAATTTTCGGTTGTTAGGTTTTAGTCTTATCTTATGTGTGCGAGTATGATAGTCATTGCGGTGTCCATAGGTAACATATGGTCCGATTGCTTAAGGTGGCTAGtccctaattaaatataaattcgTTGCAATGACCTGAAGTCaatatgataaaaaaaattatcaaggATTGTGGAAGCTCTTAGCATAAATAAAAGATGAGGCCTTTTATATTTAACACTTACCTTGCTTTgaacaaatattaaaatgacAAGTTCCAAACTTAGATACTAAGTTGGCTAGTTTAAGTAAAAGTTATCCActatgtaaaaagaaaaaaacaaatatccCCAATAAATTTCATAAGTAAAAGTTATCCACTATgtaggattttccggcgtGCTGATAGACcctatacgtggcgttggatgttccggcatATGAGGAGATTTTATGGTTGTTAGGTCTCACACATGTCGTGGGATTCTTCCGGCTTGTGAGACataccccatacgtggcgttggatattccggcgtatggggagattatgtgattaacAGAGAGATGGGTTTTGAAGGTGGTTGGAACCGGGATTTAGtcgaaagaactacgtgtggcttggtccctcagtaagggtacgtaggcagcctagggTAGTgcctaggtgcagccgcggGTTAAACTTTTGTTGAGTGTGGTGCGGATCTTGTCGTTGGTCCTGAAATTCGGGTGAGAACGAGATGAGATTATGTTAGGAGGTTAGAACCTTGTATGTTGGAATTGGGAAAGTTAGATGTTGTGAGTTGCGTTTGGTATTCATAATTCTTATTTAACTTTATTATTTGCCTTGCTTAAGGCAATATTTGGTTTAAGGGCTTTGTTGGTAGTTTAGTTTTGCTTCGATTTATGTGAGGGCCAAAGGCTGAgtttgtgaattgcatgaaattatattgtgcttGCTGCTTGTTGGGacattaaatgtgttttatgcaggttgaaattttggggatTGTTCAAATTACagaggagactctgccaaaattttggtagaaagttcggtctttagtaagtaGGCCCGACATCGGAGTGATGTCGGAATTTCCACAggattcgtctcgggtttcgggaaattcggggcgggtcctgtcaattggtatcagagctttaGGTTCAATTTCCTGTGGACCCCGCACCTTGTGTGCATCCTTCAGTTTTGGCTAGATGACGTGTTCCGACACAGAATGACACCTTTTTGACGCTGAAGACGTCATAAATGGTATTTAAGATGCTCCGTAAGTTGGCAATCTTGGAAAGACAAGGGGACATATAAGTTCACCCTAAGCTTTCTCTATGGACTACCATTTTACCATATACAACTTTCATACACCCACAAATATATTAGAGAGAAAGCCAAGAGTTTGCTGTCGCAGTGCTTTTGGAGCTTACGAAGGTGTTATTGTGGAGAATCCAAAGATCAAATCCATCTGCCAAATTGGTTTATGACAACAATTCTcttgtttatcttttattttgtcatgaactaatttctcTTGCTAAGGGTACAGTGTAGCATAACCATGAATACTTCATTTTTatagttatattaatttctgattaCTATTCCATGTTTAGTATTTGTTACTATTCTTAATGCCTTAAATATCtagctaatatttaattgatgatcCAAACGGAGACCAGGAGgagatgtttggtgtttgcttctcATAACAAATACCATGTCTTGAATGAGTGCCCGAGAGGGACTAACATGAACTCATGCAGTTTTTTTGCAGGTTCTCatagaacttaatgggttcttgATTTTCTAAATCTATTGCTCGAGAGAGAATAGGTTGTTAATTATGAATACTTTTGGTTGAGCCCTAGATGGGAtatcaaattaattagaaGAAACTAACTGTCAACATGGGTAGTAAGTAGGGTTACTTTGCTATAAGAATTAAGTGGAATTGGTTATGGTGAAATCGGATGCTCTAGTGTCTCATCAAACTTGATTTTCCatcattaattaaattgttatttttaataactgttttagtttaattaaatcaatcaatttttctaattatctgttcaaataaacttctgaattaatcataattggtaattaaaaagaaattacagTTTTCTTGGAATAATTTCACTATATTACTTGTGCGGATTGTGCGCttgcaataatttcacaacacATCTCCTGTGTCACTTGTGCAATTGTCTGTGCTTATTGCTGATGCGTATCTGAAATTCTATTTACATGGTTATAACATACTGTTGTGATGTTTGAGTATTAACAAACAAATTGGTTCGCAATTCTAGGGAAATTTCAAAGTGCGGTCTTTGGGCTATTATTCTAGTGGTGTGTATATGCTGATTTGATATGACCTAAAATTACACATGTAAAATTGTGTGTCTGAGAGATGAGTTAGGCCATTGACTTGACTGTAACAAATAAACCATCGCACTTTTAACAAGTCAAACATGCTTGACTTCAAATAAACGGATGTTGTACaaacaacataaaattgaTGTTCACTTCACTGTTTTCACgctcaagatcaaataaagaattttcaaaatacattatatataaaccACACACAAGAGCCCAACAATTGCAACTTAAACCTAATTAAGGTTCAAGGGGTGAGGTTGCTTCTGcctttttcaatttctgctctacttcctttctttcctttcccttTGCTTCTCCAAATTTCTTTTGCCAAACGAGGGTGAAAGgacttcctttctttctctctctctttacgTCTCCAAATTTCTTTTGGCGAAAGAGGCTGAAAAGGGGAACAATCTGAACCACATAGAGAATCACTGGCAGAGCTGCACATAGAGTTACCAAAATAGGTAGGTAGTATTTCCCGTAAGCAATAAAAAAAGCCGCGCTCAATGCCACCATCATCGCTataatggaaaacaaaagcaatatGACGCCGCCTATCAACTTATTGGGCAAGTCTTGGCGAAAATCTCGTTCGGCATACGTTGAGGTGAGGATAGCCAAGAACATCAATATTGCACCCAAAGCCAACAAAAACGCTATCGCATCTGATATGATGAAAATCTGAAATGAGGCTTTTTTAAAATCATGAGCTCCCCCAAGCGAAACAGTAATTCCTGCTGAAAATAAAGCACCAGCGATGAGGGTTGACACGATTGTACACGACCGTGCTGTCCCATTCATCCATTTTCGTCCTTCTTTTAGTAAGTCACTATGCTCAGAAGTGAACAGTTCGTCAGCTGTTTtgtcgtatttatttttcatctcttTATACGAAGGTTGCATAACCTTCTTCACCTCCTGCATGCCACATTCAATGCTTGCACTATTAATGACGTAAACAAATTTGAATTGATTAACTAGGCAAGCAATTCCAAGGTGAAATTGAAAccggaaaaaatatataaaatgaaaCGTATATGgaattaaaacattaaaacatCGAAtcacatattttaaatttttttttaaaaaaaacagaaacaagaaCAATATACTCTAATATCTTTTATTTAGTATTGCAATATGTGTATGTTGCACTTTCCAAGTTATTACTATACTTAAGGAAGTTTATGCTTCACCCAAAAAGAGTATGAGGACTAATTTATAACGTTGATGGACCACTTgcgataaataataaataaaaaacaacaacaaaaaacctTATAATAGATAATACTTCTCCTTCCAATGTTGTAAGAGATTCCAACTTCAAATCCACGTACTCCTGTCTTGACCATGCATATCAatggtctcaagttcgaacccTATGTATGAACCCCCTGCTCCTctagtttagactattacttgtattaattaaaaaatgaaaaagaaaacctcacTCCtcattaataaaagaaaaaacgtaTTAATATCTTGCATGTCCATATAGCTAGATAGATAGATACCTCAAACCATACTAATTCCCGCTGGATTTGAAAAGCTGCTCCAGGTAGCTCATTCAACCGACTCTCCGGAGCTAATTCTGCAGCTAAATGAAGTAAAGTATTACCATTTTTGTTATCTTTGGAGGCGGCTATGATATCCTTGATCAGACCTATCTCATATATCTTACTGAAGACACTCTCATCACGATGCTTTACTGCTGCATGTATTATGCTCcaatttttgtcatttgtaTCCCATATCAAAGCTGGACAAGCTTCAAGAAGCAGAGTTACAAACTTAGAATTTCCTGATTCCACTGCGTCAAACAGCAGATGCGAAGGATCTGTATATAGGGCTATGAATGTTTCagggtttttttcttctccaactttaTTCCAGAGGTTGTTGACTAATTCATCGGCTGGATTTTTAGCATCTGTAGTTATAAATGGTGAAAGAATTAAGTTAGCTCCTTCCACATGATcatcaacacaaaaaatgGACACAATTAGAATTAGCAACAAATTGTACAGTTAAACCCTTCCTTATGATGGGTTTCATTattgaggaaaaagaaaagggaagcatggcgcgcacacacacacatatatacaaaaaaaataaatatatatatatatatatatatatatgcgtgtgtgtgtatgtgggTGTGTGTGCTGCAGGAGTATTGCTAAGGACATCAAATCTTGCCAATGACCATTTGATCCAATGACATCCGGTTTCTATTTTGTCGGAGGAGGttcagacttcaaatatcatgGATCAAAATTCATATGTACTAAGGATCATGATTGAATTGATACTTGATACTAGAAGACACTCACTGAATGCGGATGGCTTTTTAGCCAGCAAATGCAAGGCTGTCTTACGATCATTATCACGTTTTGAAGCAAAGTTGTCCTTTTTTCGGAATATTTCGGAGGCTAAACCTGCAAGTTTTTACATAGCAGAATGGgaagttttatatatatagtataaaacaaaacagaaaaacccTTCAACGTTGAGAGGCGTGGTAACAACCTGCAGATGGCAACTAATATGAAGGTTAATTGCAACGTTTGGTAATATTGAGAAATTATATTATGTTATTATAGTACGGTCAAGTGGTATAGTTTGTTCACATGTTATATATGGGTGGACAAAAAGGTTGATATTTTACCCTTTTAGAAATAGTATCAATAAATTTCCACTTGTACGATAACATGTGTGGACAAGTTATAAAACGTGGCTGTATTGCCATATTACCGTAGTACACTATAATTACTCAGTAATATGGTATATATACAACCCCATATATAATTGTCTTACGCTTTTGTGGGGTGCCACAATCCCACCCGAGTTTTTATATCGTGAGAGGTAGAAGAGAGGAGGAAGACTTTGAACATACCGTAGAGACCAGTTTTTATGCAACTGAAAAATACCCCAAGCAGTTCTTGTTCTGACTCTTCTCCTGAAAGTCCTGGTGGAGGCTTGTATAATTTGAACAGACATGTTGCCATTTCCTGGTGTCCAAACAAAG
Above is a window of Prunus persica cultivar Lovell chromosome G2, Prunus_persica_NCBIv2, whole genome shotgun sequence DNA encoding:
- the LOC18786230 gene encoding uncharacterized protein LOC18786230 translates to MSSLFSMSTSPSIHASCSCSDKGKQPAEPCGSLHKPASEGDGEGAKDIMEKDEIIVGASISKGSSTALHVVAGVRHADFVKKLVTLVDDINDKPATSGEDLRNEFFTCIKTGVDGATRHKPSRNESLARKGRPPLRLPITAEDRRLRGPLYEAALEGDWERAEEIIKKNPTIVGASIAKGSYTALHVAAGARRVDFVEKLLTFINDEIKLPSNYLINDLKLQVENEGANDAALYLRHVLRLQDETGNTALCLAAAAGSEKIAEIMIGKDQDLPNQPGSGGMRPLYFAALFGHQEMATCLFKLYKPPPGLSGEESEQELLGVFFSCIKTGLYGLASEIFRKKDNFASKRDNDRKTALHLLAKKPSAFNAKNPADELVNNLWNKVGEEKNPETFIALYTDPSHLLFDAVESGNSKFVTLLLEACPALIWDTNDKNWSIIHAAVKHRDESVFSKIYEIGLIKDIIAASKDNKNGNTLLHLAAELAPESRLNELPGAAFQIQRELVWFEEVKKVMQPSYKEMKNKYDKTADELFTSEHSDLLKEGRKWMNGTARSCTIVSTLIAGALFSAGITVSLGGAHDFKKASFQIFIISDAIAFLLALGAILMFLAILTSTYAERDFRQDLPNKLIGGVILLLFSIIAMMVALSAAFFIAYGKYYLPILVTLCAALPVILYVVQIVPLFSLFRQKKFGDVKRERKKGSPFTLVWQKKFGEAKGKERKEVEQKLKKAEATSPLEP